One genomic window of Qingrenia yutianensis includes the following:
- a CDS encoding acyl-[acyl-carrier-protein] thioesterase has product MSELIQNKEKLSMDARVLSYQTDRNALLKPSYALRFMQEAAAEHTDKFGYGTRVLYDDKKMFILISVSINFEKMPFLNDNIFVETWSCGQKGVLFTRPGRIADKNRQTLCIYSSKWVLVNTETRHILKPNEVGDFNVVLCGEKYDLRDRKIPLPKEMKLAGEREIRYSDIDYNNHANNCAYADFVLDFIPCDMAKKRVDKLDIYFHSEALMGDRLKIFCAEKDGIYYFKGEHERGICFDAAVEVAEV; this is encoded by the coding sequence ATGTCCGAACTTATACAAAACAAAGAAAAATTATCAATGGACGCGCGCGTTCTGTCGTATCAAACCGACCGAAACGCACTGCTCAAACCGTCTTACGCACTGCGTTTTATGCAGGAGGCGGCGGCAGAGCACACCGATAAATTCGGTTACGGCACGCGCGTTTTATATGACGACAAAAAAATGTTTATCCTCATTTCGGTGAGCATAAATTTTGAAAAAATGCCTTTTTTGAACGACAATATTTTTGTGGAAACCTGGAGCTGCGGTCAAAAAGGCGTGCTTTTCACCCGTCCCGGCAGAATTGCGGACAAAAACAGGCAGACTTTGTGCATTTATTCGTCCAAGTGGGTGCTTGTGAACACCGAAACGCGCCATATTTTAAAGCCGAATGAGGTCGGCGATTTTAACGTTGTTTTGTGCGGTGAAAAATACGACCTGCGCGACAGGAAAATCCCGCTGCCAAAGGAAATGAAGCTTGCGGGAGAGCGCGAAATCAGGTATTCCGACATTGACTACAACAACCACGCGAACAACTGCGCGTATGCCGATTTTGTGCTGGATTTTATCCCGTGCGATATGGCAAAAAAGCGCGTTGACAAGCTGGATATTTATTTTCATTCCGAGGCGCTTATGGGTGACAGACTCAAAATTTTCTGCGCCGAAAAGGACGGAATTTATTATTTCAAAGGCGAACACGAGCGCGGAATTTGCTTTGACGCGGCAGTTGAAGTTGCCGAAGTTTAA
- a CDS encoding TrpB-like pyridoxal phosphate-dependent enzyme, which translates to MTKIPYKIYLTEDEMPKKWLNLRAFMKNKPEPIINPGTKQPCTLDELSHIFCTELAKQELNVTDKYIEIPEEIQSFYKMYRPSPLVRAYNLEKALGTPAEIYYKFEGTNTSGSHKLNSAAAQVYYAKEQGITKLTTETGAGQWGTALSMACAFYGVDLSVYMVKVSSQQKPYRKAVIETYGAKVIPSPSDTTEVGRKILAENPETGGSLGCAISEATEVAMKTENCRYVLGSVLNHVLMHQSVIGLESKTALDKYGIKPDIIIGCAGGGSNLGGLIAPFMAEKIEEKNDIKFIAVEPASCPSLTRGKYAYDFGDTGKQTPLMKMYTLGSGFMPSPNHAGGLRYHGMSTVISKLYDEGYIDAVSVEQTKVFDAAVMFAKTEGTLPAPESSHAIRAAVDEALKCKKTGEKKTILFGLTGTGYFDMSAYQSYLNGTMTDYIPTDEELQKGFDTLPEM; encoded by the coding sequence ATGACAAAAATTCCCTACAAAATCTATTTGACAGAGGACGAAATGCCTAAAAAATGGCTGAATTTGAGGGCGTTTATGAAAAACAAACCCGAACCGATTATCAATCCCGGGACAAAACAGCCGTGCACATTGGACGAATTGTCGCACATTTTCTGCACCGAGCTTGCAAAACAGGAGCTTAACGTAACCGACAAATATATCGAAATTCCCGAAGAAATTCAGTCCTTTTACAAAATGTACCGCCCCTCGCCTCTGGTGCGTGCGTACAATCTTGAAAAAGCACTCGGCACGCCTGCCGAAATTTACTACAAATTCGAGGGCACAAACACGTCAGGCTCGCACAAGTTAAATTCCGCGGCGGCACAGGTTTACTACGCGAAAGAACAGGGCATCACCAAGCTCACCACCGAAACGGGAGCAGGTCAGTGGGGCACGGCGCTCTCTATGGCGTGCGCGTTTTACGGCGTGGATTTGAGCGTTTATATGGTTAAAGTTTCGTCGCAGCAAAAGCCGTACCGCAAGGCGGTTATCGAAACCTACGGCGCGAAAGTTATCCCCTCGCCGTCCGACACCACCGAGGTTGGACGCAAAATTCTTGCGGAAAATCCCGAAACGGGCGGTTCGCTCGGCTGTGCAATTTCGGAGGCTACCGAAGTTGCAATGAAAACCGAAAACTGCCGTTATGTTCTCGGCAGTGTGCTCAATCACGTTTTGATGCACCAGTCGGTTATCGGTCTTGAGAGCAAAACCGCGCTGGACAAATACGGCATAAAACCTGATATTATCATAGGCTGTGCCGGAGGAGGTTCAAACCTCGGCGGACTTATTGCACCGTTTATGGCGGAAAAAATCGAGGAAAAAAATGACATTAAATTTATCGCGGTTGAGCCTGCGTCCTGCCCGTCGCTCACGCGCGGAAAATACGCGTACGATTTCGGCGACACCGGCAAGCAGACACCGCTTATGAAGATGTATACGCTCGGCAGCGGATTTATGCCGTCGCCCAACCACGCAGGCGGTTTGAGGTATCACGGAATGTCCACCGTCATTTCAAAGCTTTACGACGAAGGATATATCGACGCGGTGTCGGTTGAGCAGACCAAAGTTTTCGACGCGGCGGTTATGTTTGCAAAAACCGAGGGCACGCTCCCGGCGCCCGAGTCGTCGCACGCGATAAGAGCCGCGGTTGACGAGGCATTAAAGTGCAAAAAAACGGGCGAGAAAAAGACAATTTTGTTCGGTCTTACCGGCACGGGATATTTTGATATGAGCGCATATCAGTCGTATTTAAACGGCACAATGACCGATTATATTCCCACCGATGAGGAACTTCAGAAAGGCTTCGACACTCTTCCCGAGATGTAA
- a CDS encoding TIGR04086 family membrane protein has translation MKKIEFASAEGNGGARLKTVLFAVGFSYLLALVVLFILALIVTYTPFNEDFSKTAVGVVNAICAFVCGVLSAKNAQSRGYLHGGICAVIYRALLTVIGELVYTGADFGLRFALSLVSAFVFGAIGGIVGINIGKR, from the coding sequence TTGAAAAAAATTGAATTTGCATCTGCGGAGGGAAACGGCGGAGCGCGCCTTAAAACCGTACTTTTCGCGGTGGGATTTTCGTATCTTCTGGCGCTTGTTGTGCTGTTTATTCTTGCGCTGATTGTTACATATACGCCGTTTAACGAGGACTTTTCAAAAACCGCAGTGGGGGTTGTAAACGCAATATGCGCCTTTGTATGCGGTGTGCTTTCGGCAAAAAACGCACAGTCGCGCGGATATTTGCACGGCGGAATTTGCGCGGTCATCTACCGCGCGCTTTTAACGGTCATCGGCGAGCTTGTATACACCGGTGCGGATTTCGGTCTGCGTTTTGCGCTGTCGCTCGTTTCGGCGTTCGTTTTCGGTGCAATCGGCGGTATTGTCGGCATAAATATCGGAAAAAGGTAA
- the yajC gene encoding preprotein translocase subunit YajC: MLFETVFAEPAATAANGAAATGGSLISAFALPVIMLVVLYFIMIRPQRKKDKLVKEMLSQLTVGDKILTIGGIHGKITAIKDDKLIIESGMGADVSHIKIEKWAVKEVIKPYEA; this comes from the coding sequence ATGTTATTTGAAACAGTATTCGCAGAACCGGCCGCAACAGCGGCAAACGGCGCGGCGGCAACAGGCGGAAGCCTTATTTCCGCATTCGCTCTGCCCGTTATTATGCTTGTGGTATTATATTTTATTATGATAAGACCGCAGAGAAAAAAGGACAAGCTTGTTAAAGAAATGCTTTCCCAGCTCACCGTCGGCGATAAAATTCTTACAATCGGCGGTATTCACGGCAAAATCACCGCGATAAAAGACGACAAGCTCATCATCGAGTCGGGTATGGGCGCGGACGTGTCCCACATCAAAATCGAAAAATGGGCGGTTAAAGAGGTTATCAAACCTTACGAAGCGTAA
- a CDS encoding electron transfer flavoprotein subunit beta/FixA family protein has product MKIAVCIKQVPDTNKVEVDPVTGVLKRNGVDSKMNPYDLYALETALRLKEQYGGEVRVITMGPPQAEAVIYEAFSMGVDDGYLITDRAFAGADVLATSRAISQGLKKSGEFDIIICGKQSTDGDTAQVGPEISEYLSLSSVTNVTEIISADAKSITVKRTLPLAVETVKLAFPCLISVEKDIYIPRLPSYLKKQATKDRKITLFTLGDFDDTDPMHYGLNGSPTQVQRIFPPEVNDKREMWQGESGEIVSKFAGKLKELKFI; this is encoded by the coding sequence ATGAAAATTGCAGTATGTATAAAACAGGTGCCCGACACAAACAAAGTCGAAGTTGACCCCGTGACGGGCGTGCTGAAGCGAAATGGCGTCGATTCAAAAATGAACCCGTACGACCTGTACGCACTCGAAACCGCGCTCCGCTTAAAAGAACAGTACGGCGGTGAGGTGCGCGTTATCACAATGGGCCCTCCGCAGGCGGAGGCGGTGATATACGAGGCGTTTTCAATGGGCGTTGACGACGGGTATCTCATAACCGACCGTGCTTTTGCCGGTGCGGACGTTCTCGCGACAAGCCGTGCAATTTCGCAGGGTCTCAAAAAAAGCGGTGAATTTGACATAATCATCTGCGGAAAGCAGAGCACAGACGGCGACACCGCGCAGGTCGGACCCGAAATTTCGGAATATTTATCCCTTTCGTCGGTGACGAACGTTACCGAAATTATATCTGCCGACGCGAAAAGCATAACTGTGAAACGGACCCTTCCCCTCGCGGTCGAAACAGTGAAACTCGCCTTTCCGTGCCTCATCAGCGTGGAAAAAGACATCTACATTCCGCGTCTGCCGTCGTATCTCAAAAAGCAGGCAACCAAGGACAGGAAAATCACATTGTTTACGCTCGGTGATTTTGATGACACCGACCCTATGCACTACGGTTTGAACGGCTCGCCGACACAGGTTCAGCGCATTTTTCCGCCCGAAGTGAACGACAAGCGCGAAATGTGGCAGGGCGAAAGCGGTGAAATTGTAAGCAAATTCGCCGGCAAACTCAAAGAGCTGAAGTTCATATAA
- a CDS encoding electron transfer flavoprotein subunit alpha/FixB family protein: protein MAKIVFHKDKITDVEAFVRLCPFGALKVEASGEISADAGCKMCKICVKKGLGGAALVEEEPVEIVDKSKWNGIAVYVDHEDGNIHPVTFELIGKARELASKIGHEVYCVFMGSGITNSADELLHYGADKVFVYDDEKLKNYISETYTAVFEDFINKVKPSVILVGATTVGRELAPRVAARFKTGLTADCTILDINGETDLIQIRPAFGGNIMAQIVTPNNRPQLATVRYKVMNSPERSDEIHGEKIICKIDGRKLETATEVLEISPKEKVKTIESADVIVALGRGVKSKDDIKIFEKLANLLDGEIACTRPLIEAGWLDAKHQIGLSGRTVRPRLIIACGISGAVQFTAGMNNSEYIFAINKDEKAPIFKTAHYGITGDIYEIVPALIKRIEEGR from the coding sequence ATGGCAAAAATTGTTTTTCATAAAGATAAAATCACCGACGTTGAGGCTTTTGTAAGGCTGTGTCCGTTCGGCGCGCTCAAAGTTGAGGCGAGCGGAGAAATTTCTGCCGACGCGGGCTGTAAAATGTGCAAAATCTGCGTTAAAAAAGGCCTTGGCGGTGCGGCGCTTGTTGAGGAAGAACCCGTCGAAATTGTAGACAAAAGCAAGTGGAACGGAATTGCGGTTTACGTTGACCACGAGGACGGAAACATTCACCCCGTGACGTTTGAGCTCATCGGCAAGGCGCGCGAACTTGCGTCTAAAATCGGACACGAGGTTTACTGCGTGTTTATGGGAAGCGGAATAACAAATTCCGCCGACGAACTTTTGCATTACGGCGCTGACAAGGTTTTTGTTTACGACGACGAAAAGCTTAAAAATTACATATCCGAAACGTACACCGCGGTGTTTGAAGATTTTATAAACAAGGTTAAGCCGTCGGTGATTTTGGTCGGCGCAACCACCGTCGGACGCGAGCTTGCACCGCGTGTGGCGGCGAGGTTTAAAACAGGCCTTACCGCGGACTGCACCATTTTGGACATAAACGGCGAAACCGACCTTATCCAAATACGCCCGGCGTTCGGCGGAAACATTATGGCGCAGATTGTGACGCCGAACAACCGTCCCCAGCTTGCGACGGTGCGCTACAAGGTGATGAATTCACCCGAGCGGTCGGACGAAATCCACGGCGAAAAAATCATCTGCAAAATTGACGGCAGAAAGCTTGAAACCGCGACAGAGGTTCTTGAAATTTCGCCCAAAGAAAAGGTTAAAACCATTGAGAGCGCCGACGTTATCGTGGCGTTGGGCAGAGGTGTGAAGTCGAAAGACGACATCAAGATTTTTGAAAAGCTTGCAAATCTTCTCGACGGCGAAATTGCCTGTACCAGACCGCTTATCGAGGCAGGCTGGCTGGACGCAAAACATCAAATCGGTCTCAGCGGAAGAACGGTTCGTCCGCGCCTTATCATTGCGTGTGGAATTTCGGGCGCGGTGCAGTTTACCGCCGGAATGAACAATTCCGAATACATTTTCGCGATTAACAAAGACGAAAAAGCGCCCATTTTCAAGACTGCGCACTACGGCATCACGGGCGACATTTACGAGATTGTGCCGGCGCTTATAAAACGCATTGAGGAGGGCAGATAA
- a CDS encoding FAD-binding oxidoreductase, with protein sequence MAKFDKKNYLDIEKIIRDGERVLYKENINEEYSHDELGNAHSAPDIVVKALTTEEVSSIARYAYENEIPLTVRGSGTGLVGACVPVCGGIVLDVSQMNKILELDEENLTITVEPGVLLMELAQFVTEHDLFYPPDPGEKTATIGGNISTNAGGMRAVKYGVTRDYVRHLEVVLPDGRIVNFGGKIVKNSSGYALKDLMVGSEGTLGIITKATLKLLPLPKKTVSLLIPFKNISKAIGTVPKIIKAKCIPTAVEFMQKEVIEDAESYLGSKFPDSTSDAYLLLKFDGNSKEEIENYYDDTAKICLENGAIDIFISDTDERDETIWKARGAFLEAIKNSTTDMDEVDVVVPRSSVNEMVEFSHALQKQVGARIKCFGHAGDGNLHIYVLKDDLGEREWVEKLNSAMNEMYKKAKELNGEVSGEHGIGFAKKAYLARSLDSANIELMRGIKKVFDPKNILNPNKLF encoded by the coding sequence GTGGCAAAGTTTGACAAAAAAAATTATCTTGACATAGAAAAAATTATCCGCGACGGCGAGAGAGTGTTATACAAAGAGAACATCAACGAGGAATATTCGCACGACGAGCTCGGCAACGCTCACAGCGCGCCCGACATCGTTGTTAAAGCGCTCACAACCGAGGAGGTTTCGAGCATCGCGCGCTATGCGTACGAAAATGAAATTCCGCTCACCGTGCGCGGAAGCGGAACGGGACTTGTCGGCGCGTGCGTGCCTGTTTGCGGAGGCATTGTGCTGGACGTTTCGCAGATGAACAAAATTTTGGAGCTTGACGAGGAAAACCTCACAATCACGGTTGAACCGGGCGTTCTTTTAATGGAGCTTGCGCAGTTTGTCACCGAGCACGACCTGTTTTATCCGCCCGACCCGGGCGAGAAAACCGCGACAATCGGCGGAAACATCAGCACAAACGCGGGCGGTATGCGCGCGGTAAAATACGGCGTGACACGCGACTACGTACGTCATCTTGAGGTTGTTCTGCCCGACGGACGGATTGTGAATTTCGGCGGAAAAATCGTGAAAAACAGTTCGGGTTACGCGCTCAAAGACCTTATGGTCGGCAGTGAGGGCACGCTCGGAATTATCACAAAAGCGACGCTCAAACTTCTTCCTCTGCCGAAAAAAACGGTGAGTCTGCTCATTCCGTTTAAAAACATTTCAAAGGCAATCGGCACCGTGCCGAAGATTATCAAGGCGAAATGTATCCCCACCGCAGTGGAATTTATGCAAAAAGAGGTTATTGAAGACGCGGAAAGCTATCTCGGAAGTAAGTTCCCCGACTCCACCTCCGACGCGTATCTTTTGCTGAAATTCGACGGAAACAGCAAGGAGGAAATTGAAAATTACTATGACGACACCGCGAAAATCTGCCTTGAAAACGGCGCAATCGACATATTTATATCCGACACCGACGAGCGCGACGAAACGATTTGGAAAGCGCGCGGAGCGTTTTTGGAGGCAATCAAAAATTCTACTACCGATATGGACGAGGTGGACGTGGTTGTTCCGCGAAGTTCGGTCAACGAAATGGTGGAATTTTCGCACGCACTGCAAAAACAGGTCGGCGCGAGAATTAAATGTTTCGGTCACGCGGGCGACGGCAATTTGCACATTTACGTTTTAAAAGACGATTTGGGCGAACGCGAATGGGTGGAAAAACTCAATTCCGCAATGAACGAGATGTATAAAAAAGCGAAAGAGTTAAACGGCGAGGTGTCGGGCGAGCACGGCATAGGCTTTGCAAAAAAAGCGTATCTTGCGCGTTCGCTTGACAGTGCAAACATTGAGCTTATGCGCGGAATTAAAAAGGTTTTCGACCCGAAAAATATTTTAAATCCGAATAAACTGTTTTAG
- a CDS encoding S-layer homology domain-containing protein, translating into MKKFLSVILALVLVLSAFGTVFADNSYGTYTKISGKIERDGDGDIKVGDKFKVNIAVNFNDSTPIEKVTAFHIVGNCSDNLKITGFDFYDTSKKPSNISTKDMENQKINYTSVAGAQDPFVEADADGYGRLIWIEFEAVKSGSATIHLEDSYIRSAVEVDPQNNRCLAADDLTVTVASDGSDSSDESDNSDNSGNNGNNGGSTSGGSSRPSKGGSTGTASGGDSKNDTNTDVKTDENTDTKTDDGKTEEILHNFADVDKNHWGYAFANDLFEKKIISGAGTNENGEVMLNPDTALTREEAVKIAVSAASIALSDSFELTFADKDEISDWAAAYVFAGFEKGILKGYEDGTFKPKGAITREELVKVLLGAFGIEVDENADVSAFTDADKIEWSAPYIAKAVEKGIIKGYDDGSVKPQNTVTRIEAITMFGRAMSAK; encoded by the coding sequence ATGAAAAAATTTTTGTCGGTAATTCTCGCTTTGGTTTTGGTTTTGTCGGCGTTCGGCACGGTTTTTGCCGATAATTCGTACGGCACTTACACCAAAATTTCGGGAAAAATCGAGCGTGACGGCGACGGCGATATTAAAGTAGGCGACAAATTTAAGGTGAATATTGCGGTAAATTTTAATGACTCAACACCAATTGAAAAAGTTACCGCGTTCCATATTGTGGGAAATTGCAGTGACAATCTCAAAATTACGGGATTTGATTTTTACGATACGAGCAAAAAACCGTCCAATATTTCTACAAAAGATATGGAAAATCAGAAAATAAACTACACGTCGGTTGCCGGAGCACAGGACCCGTTCGTTGAGGCGGACGCGGACGGTTACGGCAGACTTATCTGGATTGAATTTGAGGCTGTAAAAAGCGGTTCGGCAACAATTCATCTCGAAGATTCGTACATCAGAAGTGCGGTTGAGGTCGATCCGCAGAACAACAGATGTCTTGCCGCGGACGATTTGACAGTTACGGTTGCGTCGGACGGCTCGGACAGTTCAGACGAGTCGGACAACTCCGATAATTCGGGCAACAACGGAAACAACGGCGGTTCAACTTCGGGCGGTTCGTCAAGACCGTCCAAAGGCGGAAGTACGGGCACAGCATCGGGCGGTGACAGCAAAAATGACACGAACACCGACGTAAAAACCGACGAAAACACAGACACAAAGACCGACGACGGAAAGACCGAGGAGATTTTGCACAATTTTGCCGATGTTGACAAAAACCACTGGGGATACGCGTTTGCAAACGATTTGTTTGAAAAGAAAATCATTTCGGGCGCAGGCACAAACGAAAACGGCGAGGTTATGCTCAATCCCGACACGGCGCTCACTCGTGAAGAAGCGGTGAAAATTGCGGTTTCGGCGGCGAGTATCGCATTGAGCGACAGTTTCGAGCTTACGTTTGCCGATAAAGATGAGATTTCCGACTGGGCGGCGGCGTACGTTTTTGCAGGCTTTGAAAAAGGCATTTTGAAAGGTTATGAGGACGGTACGTTTAAACCGAAAGGCGCGATTACGCGTGAGGAGCTTGTGAAGGTTCTGCTCGGCGCGTTCGGCATTGAGGTTGACGAAAACGCGGATGTTTCGGCATTTACCGACGCCGATAAAATTGAATGGTCCGCGCCGTACATTGCAAAAGCGGTTGAAAAAGGCATTATAAAAGGCTATGACGACGGCTCGGTTAAACCGCAGAACACGGTTACGCGCATTGAGGCAATTACAATGTTCGGCAGAGCAATGTCGGCGAAATAA